In Spirobacillus cienkowskii, a genomic segment contains:
- the rpsH gene encoding 30S ribosomal protein S8 produces the protein MNITDPIADMLTRIRNASSAGLKYATIPASIMKIEITKILEAEGLIRGYRLIKDNGQGKIKIAMKYSETGQPVIRGIKRVSKPGCRVYKGVADLPKIRGGLGFAILTTPKGVLTSKSARMERVGGEVLAYVW, from the coding sequence ATGAATATAACTGATCCAATCGCAGATATGTTAACTCGTATCCGTAATGCTTCAAGCGCAGGTTTAAAGTATGCAACAATTCCTGCAAGCATTATGAAAATTGAAATTACAAAAATCTTAGAAGCTGAAGGACTCATTCGTGGGTATAGGCTGATTAAAGATAACGGACAAGGCAAGATCAAAATTGCAATGAAATACAGTGAAACAGGTCAACCCGTGATTCGTGGAATCAAACGCGTTTCCAAACCTGGTTGCCGTGTTTACAAAGGAGTTGCAGATCTTCCTAAAATCCGTGGTGGTCTTGGTTTTGCTATTCTTACTACACCAAAAGGTGTTTTAACGAGTAAATCTGCTCGTATGGAACGCGTTGGTGGAGAAGTTTTGGCGTATGTCTGGTAA
- a CDS encoding type Z 30S ribosomal protein S14 produces MARLAMINKANKKAKFSTRQHNRCNQCGRPRGYYRDFGLCRICLRKNALSGQIPGMVKASW; encoded by the coding sequence GTGGCTCGTTTAGCAATGATTAATAAGGCAAATAAAAAAGCCAAGTTTTCTACTCGTCAGCATAATCGCTGTAATCAATGTGGTCGTCCTCGTGGTTATTATAGAGACTTTGGTTTATGCCGTATTTGCCTTCGCAAAAATGCCCTTTCAGGACAAATTCCTGGAATGGTCAAGGCAAGTTGGTGA
- the rplE gene encoding 50S ribosomal protein L5, translating into MAKFSDKVLPELKKLHTNKNVMELPKIVKIVVNTCQGEATQNIKALEAAAAELEIITGQKAVITRAKKSIATFKLRAGMPIGASVTLRKERMFEFYDKLVSVALPRVRDFRGVSSNSFDGRGNYSLGIREQIIFPEIEADKVDKTRGLSITIVTSAKTDEEARELLTLLDMPFRK; encoded by the coding sequence ATGGCAAAGTTCAGCGACAAAGTTTTACCAGAGCTTAAGAAACTTCATACAAATAAAAATGTGATGGAGCTTCCTAAGATTGTAAAAATCGTTGTTAATACTTGCCAAGGCGAAGCAACACAAAATATCAAAGCTCTAGAAGCTGCTGCTGCAGAACTTGAAATTATCACCGGCCAAAAAGCTGTGATAACTCGTGCAAAAAAATCTATTGCAACCTTTAAGTTGCGCGCAGGAATGCCAATTGGTGCTTCCGTAACGCTTCGTAAAGAACGTATGTTTGAATTTTACGACAAACTTGTATCGGTAGCGTTACCACGTGTGCGCGATTTCCGTGGAGTGTCTTCTAATAGTTTTGATGGTCGAGGTAACTACTCTCTCGGAATTCGTGAGCAGATCATTTTTCCTGAAATCGAAGCGGACAAAGTAGATAAAACACGCGGTTTGAGTATCACTATCGTGACTTCTGCGAAAACAGATGAAGAAGCTCGTGAGCTTCTGACTCTCCTCGATATGCCGTTTAGAAAGTAA
- the rplN gene encoding 50S ribosomal protein L14 — translation MIQPESILVAADNSGARTLNVIRVMGGSFRRYARVGDLIVVSVRDAVPGGRVKKGEVHKAIVVRCKKEVSRTDGSRIRFDENAAVLVKIVKNEKEPVGTRIFGPIARELRQRNCGKIISLAPEVL, via the coding sequence GTGATTCAGCCAGAATCAATCCTGGTAGCAGCCGATAATAGCGGAGCGCGTACTCTCAATGTCATTCGTGTAATGGGTGGTTCTTTCCGTCGTTACGCACGAGTTGGTGACTTGATTGTTGTTTCTGTAAGAGATGCTGTGCCTGGTGGGCGTGTTAAAAAAGGTGAAGTCCACAAAGCAATTGTGGTTCGCTGTAAAAAAGAAGTATCGAGAACTGATGGTTCTCGTATCCGTTTTGATGAAAATGCTGCTGTTCTTGTAAAAATTGTCAAAAATGAAAAAGAACCAGTTGGAACCCGTATTTTCGGACCAATTGCTCGTGAATTAAGACAACGTAATTGTGGCAAGATTATCAGCTTGGCTCCGGAGGTTCTATAA
- the rpsQ gene encoding 30S ribosomal protein S17, producing MENKVITKNPIRARVVGISKDTKTIKVEIPRVVPCKTYGKYLHLHTSLLADSFGVEGITLGKDVQILPCRRISKNKSWKVVSVVTE from the coding sequence ATGGAAAACAAAGTTATCACTAAGAATCCTATTAGAGCTCGTGTCGTTGGGATCTCAAAAGATACTAAAACGATTAAAGTTGAAATCCCACGCGTTGTTCCTTGTAAGACTTATGGTAAGTATCTGCACTTGCATACGTCTTTGCTTGCGGATTCGTTTGGAGTAGAAGGTATTACTCTTGGTAAAGATGTACAAATTTTACCATGTCGTCGTATCTCTAAAAACAAGTCTTGGAAAGTTGTTTCTGTTGTTACTGAGTAA
- the rplP gene encoding 50S ribosomal protein L16 produces the protein MLAPKKVKFRKSHKGRIKGVADRCNSVDFGDFALQAIEPGKLEARQIEASRIALTRHIKRGGKVWIRVFPDKPITKKPAETRMGSGKGGLDRWICPIRSGRVIFEIQGVPANLAKEAFQLAAAKLPFKTRIMSRSEKVWENQ, from the coding sequence ATGTTGGCTCCAAAAAAAGTTAAATTTCGTAAATCTCATAAAGGTCGTATTAAAGGTGTTGCGGATCGTTGCAACAGCGTAGATTTTGGAGATTTTGCTCTTCAGGCTATTGAACCTGGAAAACTTGAAGCTCGTCAGATCGAAGCAAGTCGAATTGCCTTGACTCGTCACATAAAGCGTGGTGGAAAGGTTTGGATTCGTGTGTTTCCAGACAAGCCAATCACAAAAAAACCAGCTGAAACTCGTATGGGTTCTGGTAAAGGTGGTTTGGATCGCTGGATTTGTCCAATTCGCTCGGGGCGCGTTATATTTGAAATTCAGGGTGTTCCTGCAAATCTTGCAAAAGAGGCATTTCAACTTGCGGCAGCAAAGCTCCCTTTTAAAACTCGCATCATGAGCAGAAGTGAAAAGGTTTGGGAAAATCAATGA
- the rpsC gene encoding 30S ribosomal protein S3: MGQKVHPIGLRLGINKTWDSRWFSKREFAKNLNEDLNIRKFISKKYTEAGVARVEIERAAKQVVVKVYTAKPGKLIGKQGKGIEQLRDEVKTVIKANDKSIKVDVFEVKNPDTNAQLAAFNVAQQLEKRISFRRAMKKVMQQAMKAGSKGIKIRVAGRLNGAEMARTEWYMEGRVPLHTLRADIDYGTSEALTTYGLIGVKVWLFKGEVFGKAASTTAGAKTARNEE; encoded by the coding sequence GTGGGTCAGAAAGTACATCCAATTGGTTTGAGACTTGGTATTAACAAGACTTGGGATTCTCGTTGGTTTAGTAAACGTGAATTTGCTAAAAACCTTAATGAAGATTTGAATATTCGTAAGTTTATTTCAAAAAAGTATACAGAAGCAGGCGTTGCTCGTGTTGAAATTGAACGTGCAGCAAAGCAAGTTGTAGTTAAAGTATACACAGCAAAACCTGGCAAGCTTATTGGCAAGCAAGGTAAAGGTATTGAGCAACTTCGTGATGAAGTGAAAACTGTCATCAAAGCTAACGACAAATCAATCAAAGTTGATGTTTTTGAAGTTAAAAATCCAGATACAAATGCACAGTTGGCGGCATTTAATGTTGCACAACAACTTGAAAAACGCATTTCCTTTAGAAGAGCAATGAAAAAGGTTATGCAACAGGCTATGAAAGCTGGTAGCAAAGGAATTAAAATTCGTGTTGCTGGTCGTTTAAATGGTGCTGAAATGGCTCGTACAGAGTGGTATATGGAAGGTCGTGTTCCTTTGCATACTTTGCGAGCAGATATTGATTATGGAACTTCTGAGGCTTTAACAACATATGGTCTCATTGGAGTTAAGGTTTGGTTATTTAAAGGTGAAGTCTTTGGTAAAGCAGCAAGTACAACTGCTGGAGCCAAAACGGCACGCAATGAGGAGTAA
- a CDS encoding large ribosomal subunit protein uL22, giving the protein MDAKATHYAAKCTARKARLLRPLIIGKTVPQAIALLSVERRSGSVATVKLIRSALAQLPENSAVNTVISDFVVNEGPRRRMFMPRAQGRATPILKKTSHLTIRLKLN; this is encoded by the coding sequence ATGGACGCAAAAGCAACGCACTATGCTGCAAAGTGCACCGCACGCAAAGCGAGATTATTAAGACCGCTAATTATTGGTAAAACTGTACCTCAAGCAATAGCTTTGCTTTCAGTAGAAAGACGCTCAGGTTCTGTGGCGACAGTTAAGCTTATTCGCTCTGCGTTGGCACAGCTTCCTGAAAATAGTGCTGTAAATACTGTAATTAGTGACTTTGTAGTAAATGAAGGTCCTCGTCGCCGCATGTTTATGCCGCGTGCGCAAGGACGTGCGACGCCAATTTTGAAAAAGACGTCACACTTAACTATTCGTCTTAAACTTAATTAA
- the rpsS gene encoding 30S ribosomal protein S19 yields the protein MSRSLKKGPFVDGHLLQKVTEGRSSAKVIKTWSRRSTIIPEFVGVTFAVHNGKKFVPVYVNENMVGHKLGEFSPTRTFHGHGADKKAAKKK from the coding sequence ATGTCACGTTCGTTGAAAAAGGGTCCTTTTGTAGATGGCCATTTGCTTCAAAAGGTTACTGAAGGCAGAAGTTCTGCCAAAGTTATTAAAACTTGGAGTCGCCGTTCTACAATTATTCCAGAGTTTGTTGGAGTTACGTTTGCTGTGCACAATGGAAAAAAATTTGTTCCTGTGTACGTAAATGAAAACATGGTTGGTCACAAGCTTGGTGAGTTTTCTCCAACTCGTACCTTCCATGGTCACGGTGCGGATAAAAAAGCTGCTAAGAAAAAGTAA
- the rplB gene encoding 50S ribosomal protein L2 has protein sequence MGIRQLRPYTATTRTQSYINYREVLTTDAPYKPLLESKPNKAGRNNTGRITVRHQGGGNKTKYRIIDWKRSRKDVEGVVTSVEYDPNRTAFISLVKFIDGDRRYVLATDGVKVGTKIIASSEADIKSGNSLPLKKIPAGTTIHSIEMRPGAGAKLVRSAGASATLVGRIEKYAQIRMPSGELRLIPDDCYATIGVVSNADHMNISIGKAGRNRWKGVRPTVRGVAMNPVDHPMGGGEGRTSGGRHPCSPWGQLSKGYKTRKAKPSDKFIVSRRKK, from the coding sequence ATGGGAATCAGACAATTAAGGCCTTATACGGCCACAACAAGAACACAAAGTTATATCAATTATAGAGAAGTTCTTACTACTGATGCACCTTATAAGCCTCTTTTGGAGTCAAAGCCAAATAAGGCTGGTCGTAATAATACAGGGCGCATTACTGTTCGTCATCAAGGAGGCGGGAACAAAACTAAGTACCGTATCATTGATTGGAAAAGAAGTCGTAAAGATGTTGAAGGTGTTGTGACCTCTGTTGAGTATGATCCAAATCGTACAGCATTTATTTCATTGGTTAAGTTCATAGATGGTGATCGCCGCTATGTGCTAGCTACTGATGGAGTTAAAGTGGGAACAAAAATCATTGCTTCAAGTGAAGCTGATATTAAGTCTGGCAATAGCCTTCCTCTTAAGAAAATTCCTGCAGGTACAACCATTCATAGTATCGAAATGCGTCCTGGAGCTGGTGCAAAGCTGGTGCGTAGTGCTGGTGCTTCTGCAACTTTGGTAGGACGTATTGAAAAATATGCGCAAATCCGTATGCCATCCGGAGAACTTCGCCTTATTCCTGATGATTGCTATGCAACGATAGGTGTTGTTTCTAACGCAGATCATATGAATATATCAATTGGTAAGGCAGGTCGTAATCGTTGGAAAGGTGTGCGCCCAACTGTTCGTGGTGTCGCTATGAACCCTGTTGATCATCCAATGGGTGGTGGTGAGGGCCGTACAAGTGGTGGTCGTCATCCATGTTCTCCATGGGGTCAATTGTCTAAAGGTTACAAAACACGCAAGGCAAAACCTAGCGATAAGTTTATTGTAAGCCGTCGTAAGAAATAA
- a CDS encoding 50S ribosomal protein L23 — MNMRSDYVIKGSVLSEKSYALLEKKVYTLKVDLKATKADIKAAVKDVFGVDVASVNTAILRGRVVRKARSKKGGASNVKLPNIKKAFIRLKDGQELPAPVVAAADSEQASNA; from the coding sequence ATGAACATGCGTTCGGATTATGTTATTAAAGGGTCAGTTTTAAGCGAAAAGTCATACGCTCTTTTGGAAAAGAAAGTGTATACCCTTAAAGTTGATTTGAAAGCGACTAAGGCAGATATCAAAGCTGCTGTAAAAGATGTTTTTGGCGTTGATGTAGCAAGTGTAAATACTGCTATTTTGCGTGGAAGAGTTGTTCGCAAAGCGCGCTCTAAAAAAGGTGGCGCTTCTAATGTCAAGCTTCCAAACATCAAGAAAGCATTTATTCGTTTAAAAGATGGTCAAGAGTTGCCAGCTCCAGTTGTGGCTGCTGCGGATTCTGAGCAAGCTTCTAATGCTTAA
- the rplD gene encoding 50S ribosomal protein L4, whose translation MLSKIEALPESLVSYADRNKGTLWQVIKAYRANQRQGTVGVKTRAMVKSTGKKPYKQKKTGSARRGSFVAPLHVGGGVAHGPKARDYRQAIPTKMSRVALGIAISERIKAGKIFVGALDFPSGKTKDAASILKNAADLTGNTLVCLSNPSETTIRALRNIRGVHLVSPEQVNAFTILQARSLIASPEAFKVLESRLAD comes from the coding sequence ATGTTGTCTAAAATTGAAGCCCTTCCAGAGAGCCTGGTTAGTTATGCAGATCGTAACAAAGGTACTCTTTGGCAGGTTATTAAGGCTTATAGAGCCAACCAGAGACAAGGTACTGTTGGCGTAAAAACACGCGCGATGGTGAAGTCTACTGGCAAGAAACCGTACAAGCAAAAGAAAACGGGCAGTGCTCGTCGTGGTTCGTTTGTAGCTCCATTGCATGTTGGTGGTGGTGTAGCGCATGGTCCAAAGGCGCGCGATTACCGTCAGGCAATTCCTACAAAAATGAGCCGTGTTGCGCTTGGTATTGCGATTTCTGAACGTATCAAGGCAGGTAAAATTTTTGTTGGAGCGCTTGATTTTCCAAGTGGCAAAACAAAAGATGCGGCATCTATTTTAAAGAATGCGGCGGATTTGACTGGTAATACTTTGGTTTGTCTTAGCAATCCATCTGAAACTACAATTCGCGCGTTGCGTAATATTCGTGGTGTTCATCTTGTAAGTCCTGAGCAAGTCAATGCTTTTACGATTCTTCAAGCTCGCAGTCTTATCGCAAGTCCTGAGGCGTTCAAGGTTCTTGAGTCTAGGTTAGCGGACTGA
- the rplC gene encoding 50S ribosomal protein L3: protein MVRYAFSKVGMTSAFTVSGSAQGVTVLKMQPAKVIRHETLEGGKVVVVVEYDTGHKNKLVRGWVVDNPADYEVGSPLKAPAISVGQKLKITGFSKGRGFQDAMTRHGFGGGPASHGSRFHRSPGSVGMRAEPGRVMKGKKMPGQDGNVQVTLRNVQVAYWSHEESVMAVVGGVPGARGGMVFV from the coding sequence ATGGTGCGTTATGCTTTTAGCAAAGTGGGCATGACTAGTGCGTTCACGGTAAGTGGTTCTGCACAAGGTGTAACAGTCCTAAAAATGCAGCCTGCTAAAGTTATCAGACATGAAACTTTAGAAGGTGGTAAAGTCGTTGTTGTTGTTGAATATGATACAGGTCATAAAAATAAACTTGTACGTGGATGGGTTGTTGATAATCCAGCTGATTATGAAGTTGGCTCGCCTCTCAAAGCTCCCGCTATTTCTGTCGGTCAAAAATTAAAAATTACTGGTTTTTCAAAAGGTCGCGGTTTTCAAGATGCGATGACTCGCCATGGTTTTGGTGGTGGTCCTGCAAGTCATGGTAGCCGTTTTCATCGTTCTCCTGGTTCTGTGGGGATGCGTGCTGAACCTGGTCGTGTCATGAAAGGTAAAAAAATGCCTGGCCAAGACGGTAATGTGCAAGTAACTCTCCGTAATGTTCAAGTTGCATACTGGTCTCATGAAGAGTCGGTAATGGCTGTTGTAGGCGGTGTGCCTGGTGCACGCGGTGGTATGGTATTTGTTTAA
- the rpsJ gene encoding 30S ribosomal protein S10 — translation MESQKIRIRLKGYDVSLVDQSVAQIINKAKGTGAKIAGPVPMPTIINRYTVLRSPHVDKKSREQFEIRTHRRLIDLLEPKQQTVDGLMKLDLAAGVDVEINLY, via the coding sequence ATGGAAAGCCAAAAAATCCGTATTCGTCTTAAGGGCTATGATGTTTCTCTGGTTGACCAGAGCGTAGCTCAGATTATTAACAAGGCAAAAGGCACAGGCGCTAAAATCGCTGGCCCAGTTCCTATGCCAACAATTATTAATCGTTACACAGTATTGAGATCTCCTCATGTCGACAAAAAGTCACGTGAACAGTTTGAAATCCGTACTCATCGCCGTCTTATCGACCTTCTCGAGCCAAAACAACAAACTGTTGATGGTCTTATGAAGTTAGATTTGGCTGCAGGTGTTGATGTTGAGATCAATCTTTACTGA
- the rpoC gene encoding DNA-directed RNA polymerase subunit beta', whose product MNEGSKDVYSFFDKPVDPLSFSAVKIGLASPERIRSWSYGEVKKPETINYRTFKPERDGLFCGKIFGPVRDFECICGKYKRKKHRGTVCEKCGVEVIESKVRRERLGHINLASPVAHIWFLKSLPSRIGCVVDISLKDLEKVLYCESYIVLDPGTSDLKKHELISEDRFAAKVRELGNNAFRVGIGADALLEMLQSVDVFELSEQLKESLMTTTSDAQSKKLIKRLKVVGAFTMSDNRPEWMMLSVIPVLPPDLRPLVPLDGGRFATSDLNDLYRRVINRNNRLLRLIELNAPEIIVRNEKRMLQEAIDALFDNGRRGKVFTGPNKRPLRSLSDMLKGKSGRFRQNLLGKRVDYSGRSVIVAGPELRLHQCGLPKLMALEMFKPFLFNKLEERGYVSTIKSAKKMVEKERPEVWDLLEECTKEHPVLLNRAPTLHRLGIQAFEPVLIEGKAIQLHPLVCQAFNADFDGDTMCVHVPLSLEAQIEARVLMMSTNNILSPQHGTPIIEPRKDIVLGLYYLTRENITARGDGMKFSSLDEVRVAYDHGFVELHTRVFVRVKPGEKELVQTTVGRCILKEVIPENVPFFKKYNKALDQKALAVLVNDTYRFCGAKETVLLADALRELGYRYATESGISIAIKDMMIPKEKPKLLDEAYNEVKEVREQYAEGLITEGERHNKVIDIWSRVQDEITVKMLKQLETQPAVNQKGESVQIQSFNSLYMMADSGARGSKQQMRQLAGMKGLVAKATGEIIETPVTSNLREGFTILQYFINTHGARKGLADTALKTASSGYLTRQLVDVAQDTIISETDCGTLDGVEITSVVEGGEVIQRVGNRTLGRTSLYDIKNRATGEVIVKANEEINEDSVVHLDQAKIDRVYVRSVLTCRTRRGVCAKCYGRDLATGNLVNVGEAVGVIAAQSIGEPGTQLTMRTFHSGGTATTQSQASSYEAKVEGRVQLSNVSLVRGRNEWDTAMGRNGEVIVYDLDGIERDRHSIPYGSKVFVKDGASVKVGTMLIEWDPHSVVIVSEVPGKVKFQDLYEGVSVEERTDEVTGLTRRVVIENKDTKIKPAIVITDDTGTAIRITDTRDARYPLPSGATIMFADNDTVYPGDVLAKIPREQAKTKDITGGLPRVAELFLAQKRRTFAIISEIDGFVSFGSDIKGKRRVVVTPELGGGDSREYLIPKGRHVVVTEGDFIRAGEPLVDGPLNPHDILKVLGEKALAGYLVSEIQAVYKLQGVNIDDKHIEIIVKQMLRRVRIKDPGDTEFLPAAQVEKWTFEEQNELAIQRGARPASAEPLLLGIARAASSTESFISAASFQETTRVLTEAALAGRKDLLRGLKENVIMGRLIPAGTGVSFYNNLEMFVEGQSLDAEAIIEASIPQVVARLGTGSHHQMR is encoded by the coding sequence ATGAATGAAGGTTCCAAAGATGTTTACAGTTTCTTCGACAAACCTGTAGATCCTTTGAGTTTTAGCGCTGTTAAGATTGGTTTGGCTTCTCCTGAGAGAATCAGAAGCTGGTCATACGGCGAAGTTAAAAAACCAGAAACAATTAATTATAGAACATTTAAACCAGAGCGTGACGGCCTTTTTTGTGGTAAAATTTTTGGACCTGTTCGCGATTTTGAATGTATTTGTGGAAAATATAAAAGAAAAAAACATCGTGGGACCGTGTGTGAAAAATGCGGTGTTGAGGTGATTGAAAGCAAAGTGCGTCGTGAAAGACTGGGTCATATTAACTTGGCAAGTCCTGTGGCGCATATCTGGTTTCTAAAAAGCTTACCATCCAGAATCGGCTGTGTCGTAGATATCTCTTTAAAAGATCTGGAAAAAGTTCTTTATTGTGAATCTTATATCGTTCTTGATCCTGGAACGTCAGATCTTAAAAAACATGAATTAATTTCTGAAGATCGTTTTGCAGCAAAAGTCAGAGAGCTTGGTAATAATGCGTTTCGCGTAGGAATCGGTGCAGATGCTCTGCTTGAAATGCTTCAATCTGTTGATGTATTTGAACTTTCTGAGCAATTAAAAGAATCTTTGATGACAACAACATCAGACGCTCAAAGTAAAAAACTGATCAAACGCTTAAAAGTCGTAGGTGCATTCACAATGAGCGACAATCGTCCAGAGTGGATGATGCTTTCTGTGATTCCTGTATTGCCTCCTGATTTGCGTCCTCTTGTTCCGTTGGATGGAGGTCGTTTTGCAACATCTGATTTGAACGATTTGTACCGTCGTGTGATCAATCGTAATAATCGTTTATTGCGTTTGATAGAGCTTAATGCTCCTGAAATTATTGTCCGTAATGAAAAACGCATGCTTCAAGAAGCAATTGATGCTTTGTTTGATAATGGCCGTCGCGGAAAAGTATTTACAGGACCTAACAAGCGTCCACTTCGTTCATTATCCGATATGCTTAAAGGGAAAAGCGGTCGCTTCCGTCAAAACTTGCTTGGAAAGCGTGTCGATTATTCTGGTCGTTCTGTCATTGTTGCAGGGCCAGAACTTCGTTTGCATCAGTGTGGTTTGCCTAAATTGATGGCTCTTGAAATGTTTAAGCCGTTCTTATTTAATAAATTAGAAGAGCGGGGATATGTTTCTACAATAAAAAGCGCTAAAAAAATGGTGGAAAAAGAGCGCCCAGAAGTATGGGATTTGCTCGAAGAATGTACCAAAGAGCATCCAGTTCTTTTAAACCGTGCTCCAACACTTCACCGTTTGGGTATTCAAGCGTTTGAGCCTGTTTTGATTGAAGGCAAGGCGATTCAGCTTCATCCTTTGGTTTGTCAGGCGTTCAACGCGGACTTTGACGGAGACACAATGTGTGTTCACGTTCCTCTAAGTTTAGAAGCGCAAATTGAGGCACGTGTGTTGATGATGTCGACAAATAATATTTTATCGCCACAGCATGGTACACCAATTATTGAGCCTCGTAAGGACATTGTTCTAGGGCTTTACTATTTGACGCGTGAAAATATCACGGCGCGTGGTGATGGTATGAAGTTTTCAAGTCTTGATGAAGTGCGTGTTGCGTATGATCATGGATTTGTAGAGCTGCATACAAGAGTGTTTGTGCGCGTTAAGCCTGGTGAAAAAGAGCTTGTGCAAACTACTGTTGGCCGTTGTATTTTAAAAGAAGTGATCCCAGAAAATGTTCCATTTTTCAAAAAATACAACAAAGCGCTTGATCAAAAAGCACTCGCTGTTCTTGTCAATGATACATATCGTTTTTGTGGAGCGAAAGAAACTGTTTTGCTAGCAGATGCCTTGCGTGAGTTGGGTTATCGTTATGCAACAGAATCTGGTATTTCTATTGCGATTAAAGATATGATGATTCCAAAAGAAAAACCAAAACTTTTGGATGAAGCTTACAATGAAGTTAAAGAAGTTCGTGAGCAATATGCAGAAGGTCTTATTACTGAAGGTGAGCGTCACAATAAGGTGATTGATATTTGGTCGCGCGTTCAGGATGAAATTACTGTTAAAATGTTGAAGCAGCTAGAAACTCAGCCTGCGGTAAACCAAAAAGGTGAAAGCGTTCAGATTCAATCTTTCAACTCATTGTATATGATGGCTGACTCAGGAGCTCGTGGATCGAAGCAGCAAATGCGTCAGTTGGCTGGTATGAAGGGCTTGGTTGCTAAGGCAACTGGGGAAATTATTGAAACTCCTGTGACGTCAAATTTGCGAGAAGGTTTCACTATCCTTCAATACTTTATTAACACGCATGGTGCGCGTAAAGGTCTTGCCGATACTGCATTAAAAACAGCATCTTCTGGTTACTTAACGCGTCAGCTTGTGGATGTTGCGCAAGATACGATTATTTCTGAAACAGACTGCGGTACTCTAGATGGCGTTGAAATCACATCAGTCGTTGAAGGCGGAGAAGTGATTCAGCGTGTAGGAAATCGTACTTTAGGAAGAACCTCTTTGTATGACATTAAAAATCGTGCAACAGGTGAAGTTATTGTTAAAGCTAACGAAGAAATCAATGAGGATTCTGTTGTTCACCTCGATCAGGCAAAAATAGACCGCGTGTATGTGCGTTCTGTTTTAACATGTCGTACGCGCCGTGGTGTGTGTGCAAAATGCTATGGTCGTGACCTTGCTACAGGTAATTTGGTGAATGTTGGTGAAGCAGTTGGTGTTATTGCGGCTCAATCTATCGGTGAGCCGGGAACTCAGTTGACAATGCGTACCTTCCACTCTGGTGGTACAGCAACAACGCAATCTCAAGCATCATCTTATGAAGCAAAAGTTGAAGGCCGTGTTCAGCTTTCTAACGTCAGTTTAGTGAGAGGGCGTAATGAATGGGACACAGCAATGGGTCGTAACGGCGAAGTCATTGTTTACGACTTAGATGGAATTGAGCGCGATCGCCATTCCATTCCATATGGATCAAAAGTTTTTGTGAAAGATGGGGCAAGTGTAAAAGTAGGCACAATGCTTATTGAATGGGATCCGCACTCTGTTGTGATTGTCTCTGAAGTTCCGGGTAAAGTGAAATTCCAAGATCTCTATGAAGGCGTGTCTGTTGAAGAACGTACTGATGAAGTGACTGGTTTAACACGCCGTGTGGTGATTGAGAACAAAGATACTAAAATCAAGCCAGCAATCGTGATTACTGATGATACAGGAACTGCGATTCGTATTACTGATACCCGTGATGCGCGTTATCCATTGCCAAGTGGTGCAACCATTATGTTTGCGGATAATGACACCGTCTATCCAGGTGATGTGTTAGCAAAAATTCCTCGTGAACAAGCTAAAACTAAAGATATTACAGGTGGTCTACCGCGAGTTGCTGAGCTGTTCTTAGCACAAAAGCGCAGAACTTTTGCAATAATTTCTGAAATTGATGGTTTTGTTTCTTTTGGTTCAGATATTAAGGGCAAAAGAAGAGTTGTCGTCACTCCTGAACTAGGTGGTGGAGACAGTCGCGAATACTTAATTCCAAAGGGACGCCACGTTGTGGTAACTGAAGGAGATTTCATTCGCGCAGGAGAGCCGTTGGTTGATGGTCCTCTCAATCCTCATGACATATTAAAGGTTTTAGGAGAGAAGGCGTTAGCAGGCTATCTTGTTTCTGAAATTCAAGCTGTTTATAAGCTTCAGGGTGTGAACATTGACGATAAGCATATTGAAATTATTGTTAAACAGATGTTGCGTCGTGTTCGTATTAAAGATCCTGGTGACACAGAGTTTTTACCTGCAGCACAGGTTGAGAAGTGGACGTTTGAAGAACAAAATGAGTTAGCAATTCAGCGTGGCGCTCGTCCTGCAAGTGCAGAGCCATTACTTTTGGGTATTGCACGTGCAGCGTCGTCAACGGAATCGTTTATTTCTGCTGCATCGTTTCAAGAGACAACACGTGTATTGACAGAGGCTGCTTTAGCGGGTCGTAAAGACTTACTTCGCGGCTTAAAGGAAAATGTGATCATGGGTCGCCTTATTCCAGCGGGTACGGGTGTTAGCTTCTATAATAATCTTGAAATGTTTGTTGAAGGTCAAAGTCTTGATGCGGAAGCAATTATTGAAGCATCTATTCCTCAGGTTGTTGCTCGCCTTGGAACAGGATCTCATCACCAAATGAGATAG